The following proteins come from a genomic window of Mariniflexile sp. TRM1-10:
- the mgrA gene encoding L-glyceraldehyde 3-phosphate reductase produces the protein MQINDKSEAKEYLADSQRYETMTYNRAGKSGVLLPALSLGLWHNFGFVDSIQNGRAILRCAFDLGITHFDLANNYGPPYGSAEENFGTIFKKDFKSYRDELFIASKAGYDMWPGPYGNWGSRKYLISSLDQSLKRMGLDYVDIFYHHRPDPNTPLEETMGALADIVHQGKALYVGISNYQPKDTQEAAAILKRLNVPFILHQARYSMFDRWVEDGLLNTLEQNGVGCIAFSPLAQGMLTDKYLKGIPTDSRAARNLTYLNIDTVTSNLEKVQLLDAIAQERGQKLSQMAIAWILRQPQVASVLIGASSANQLKENVKVLDNLSFTEDELRLIDKIVS, from the coding sequence ATGCAAATCAACGATAAATCTGAAGCAAAAGAATATTTAGCCGATTCACAACGCTATGAAACCATGACCTACAATAGAGCCGGAAAAAGCGGCGTGCTTTTACCTGCCCTATCACTTGGATTATGGCATAATTTCGGATTTGTTGATAGCATCCAAAATGGCAGAGCGATCTTAAGATGTGCTTTCGATTTGGGGATTACCCATTTTGATTTGGCAAATAATTATGGCCCTCCGTATGGTTCTGCGGAAGAAAATTTTGGAACCATCTTTAAAAAAGATTTCAAAAGTTATAGAGATGAATTGTTTATAGCCAGCAAAGCAGGTTACGATATGTGGCCCGGACCTTATGGTAATTGGGGTTCCAGAAAATATTTAATATCGAGCTTGGACCAAAGCCTGAAACGTATGGGCTTGGACTATGTAGATATTTTTTACCACCACAGACCAGACCCTAATACACCTTTAGAAGAAACCATGGGTGCGTTGGCAGATATAGTACATCAAGGAAAAGCCTTATATGTGGGTATTTCCAATTACCAACCTAAAGACACCCAAGAAGCTGCCGCTATTTTAAAGCGTTTAAATGTGCCGTTTATACTCCACCAGGCTCGCTATTCGATGTTTGATAGATGGGTTGAAGATGGTCTTTTAAATACTTTGGAACAAAATGGTGTAGGATGCATCGCCTTTTCACCATTGGCGCAAGGCATGCTTACCGATAAATATTTAAAAGGCATACCCACAGATTCCAGAGCCGCTAGGAATTTAACCTATTTGAATATCGATACCGTAACCAGTAACTTGGAGAAAGTACAGCTTTTGGATGCTATCGCACAAGAGCGAGGTCAAAAACTATCACAAATGGCTATTGCTTGGATTTTAAGACAGCCACAGGTTGCATCGGTTTTAATTGGAGCCAGTTCTGCCAATCAATTAAAAGAAAATGTAAAAGTGTTGGACAACTTGAGTTTTACCGAGGATGAATTGCGGTTGATTGATAAGATAGTTTCTTAA
- a CDS encoding helix-turn-helix domain-containing protein — translation MKLYIKYMVSNRCKMIVKEKLKALGLNYVTVDLGEVNILEEISDRQREQLKSLLLKSGLLLMDDKRAMLIEKIKNVIITMIHHSDEILKIKFSNYLSEKLDYNYTYLANTFSENQGITIEQFILLHKIERVKELIIYDELNLTEISQKLNYSSVGALSNQFKKVTGLTPSFYKKLKEKRKENIEDL, via the coding sequence ATGAAATTATATATTAAATACATGGTTAGTAATCGCTGCAAGATGATAGTGAAAGAGAAGTTAAAAGCCCTCGGTTTGAATTATGTAACAGTAGATCTAGGGGAAGTGAATATTCTAGAGGAGATATCTGACAGGCAGCGAGAGCAACTAAAATCTTTGTTATTGAAATCAGGGCTTTTATTAATGGATGACAAGCGAGCCATGCTTATTGAAAAAATAAAAAATGTAATCATTACAATGATTCATCATTCAGATGAAATTCTAAAAATTAAATTCTCCAATTACCTAAGTGAAAAACTGGATTACAATTACACGTATCTCGCTAATACTTTTTCAGAAAATCAAGGAATCACTATCGAACAATTCATTCTCCTCCATAAAATTGAAAGGGTCAAAGAACTGATTATCTATGACGAGCTAAACCTTACTGAAATTTCCCAGAAGCTCAATTATAGCAGTGTGGGTGCTCTTTCTAATCAGTTCAAAAAAGTAACCGGGCTTACTCCTAGTTTTTACAAAAAACTAAAAGAAAAACGCAAGGAAAATATTGAAGACCTTTAA
- a CDS encoding Ig-like domain-containing protein encodes MKTFKPLSIFTLIMLVLFAACEKDDFIETIGICPLVIATNPENDATNVPLSQVITVTFNVEMNPTTITEASFIIESGAAITGTVTYNGFTATFTPAAPLEISTTYTGRIKTSVKDLNGNALQEEYVWTFSTGATVSPMVISTNPEDNETDVVINTIITATFSQQMDPLTINETSFILMDGSTAITGVVTYNDVTATFTPSANLDANTLYSVTITTDATNTTGISLENNYEWSFTTGTLISPMVISTDPEDNEIDVALDKTITATFSEPMDLATIDETTFTLQEGTNFITGTISYNALTASFVPSVDLLPGTLYKATITTGATNVAGIPLANNYEWEFTTAGTPFEPTIDLGSVERFGIISGVAVSNNAGPSEIHDLDIGIYPGARSSITGFFDVDGGPGLIFNGDFYAADDADPVPAMLLQAKDDLTAAYLAAEGATSPAPATVAGDLGGQTLPPGIYKSNSTLMIQNGNLTLDGQGDPNAEWIFQIASDFTTVGGSPYPSPAGGNVILIGGAQAKNIIWQVGSSAVIGDYTSFKGNVLALTSVTMNAYSQAVGRMLCSNGAVTLTSTNFIYRP; translated from the coding sequence ATGAAAACATTTAAACCATTATCAATTTTCACATTAATAATGCTTGTCCTTTTTGCAGCTTGCGAGAAAGACGATTTTATAGAAACCATTGGAATATGCCCTCTGGTTATAGCAACCAATCCGGAAAATGATGCTACTAATGTACCGCTTTCCCAGGTTATAACAGTGACCTTCAATGTGGAAATGAACCCCACAACTATAACAGAGGCATCTTTTATTATTGAGTCGGGAGCAGCTATTACAGGTACTGTAACGTATAATGGATTTACTGCAACCTTTACACCAGCAGCTCCTCTGGAAATAAGCACAACATACACCGGAAGGATAAAAACTTCAGTAAAGGATCTTAATGGCAATGCCCTACAGGAAGAGTATGTTTGGACATTCAGTACTGGTGCAACTGTCTCACCAATGGTCATCTCCACTAATCCTGAAGATAATGAAACAGATGTTGTAATAAATACGATAATCACCGCAACATTTAGCCAGCAAATGGATCCACTCACTATAAATGAAACAAGTTTTATTTTAATGGACGGTTCTACAGCTATAACTGGAGTAGTAACCTATAATGATGTTACAGCTACTTTTACCCCTTCGGCAAACCTTGATGCAAATACGCTATATTCTGTAACAATAACTACAGATGCAACCAATACCACAGGTATATCCTTGGAAAACAATTATGAGTGGAGCTTCACCACAGGAACCTTGATATCACCTATGGTGATTTCCACAGATCCTGAAGACAATGAAATAGACGTAGCACTTGATAAAACAATCACAGCAACGTTTAGCGAGCCAATGGATCTGGCCACTATAGATGAAACCACTTTCACTTTACAGGAAGGGACAAATTTTATAACAGGTACAATAAGTTATAACGCTTTAACGGCCTCTTTTGTTCCTTCAGTTGATCTTTTGCCAGGTACTTTATACAAGGCTACTATTACAACGGGAGCCACCAATGTAGCAGGTATTCCGTTAGCAAATAATTATGAATGGGAATTTACTACAGCTGGAACACCCTTTGAACCAACGATTGATTTAGGCTCTGTAGAACGTTTTGGTATAATCTCTGGAGTAGCTGTAAGCAATAATGCAGGACCAAGTGAAATACATGATTTGGATATAGGTATATATCCCGGTGCTAGATCTTCAATAACAGGCTTTTTTGATGTAGATGGTGGTCCAGGACTTATATTCAATGGTGATTTTTATGCAGCTGATGATGCAGACCCCGTACCTGCTATGTTATTACAAGCTAAAGATGACCTTACCGCAGCCTATCTGGCTGCAGAGGGAGCAACTTCACCTGCACCAGCTACTGTAGCAGGAGATTTAGGTGGTCAAACACTGCCTCCTGGTATTTACAAATCAAATTCAACATTGATGATACAAAATGGAAATCTAACCCTTGATGGGCAAGGTGATCCTAATGCAGAATGGATTTTCCAGATAGCAAGTGATTTTACTACAGTAGGAGGTTCTCCATATCCATCACCGGCCGGTGGTAACGTTATCCTAATAGGTGGTGCACAGGCAAAAAATATTATTTGGCAAGTGGGAAGCTCAGCTGTAATAGGCGATTATACGTCATTTAAAGGTAATGTTCTTGCATTGACTTCAGTTACCATGAATGCTTATTCACAAGCTGTGGGAAGAATGCTTTGCAGCAATGGAGCAGTGACTTTGACTAGTACAAACTTTATTTACAGACCTTAA
- a CDS encoding outer membrane beta-barrel protein yields the protein MKTKYNIKKGLGNVWSTYTLNLKSAVLITFIIAMIQAPLQAQEQDTFTKPSWWFGVAAGANFNFYQGSTQQLNADLTVPAAFGDGFGVGLFLAPSIEYYRPGSLWGMMLQFGLDSRKGEFDETLSVCNCPMDLSTNLSYLTIEPSLRFTPFRNDFYLYAGPRLAFNMDKSFTYQLHPNPAFPEQVMLPEETGDFSEVKNTIISMQIGAGYDIPLSSQNNKTQFVLSPFVAFHPYFGQSPRSTETWNITTIRAGAILKFGIGKNTTIEEEEDDVEIIDSKVNFTVNAPENIPSERTVVETFPVINYVFFDLGSTEIPNRYVLLKKEDVKDFKEENVQLFTPANLSGRSERQMVVYYNILNILGDRMVKNPGTNIKLVGSSEKGIDDAKTMAESVKGYLTDVFAIAGSRITTEGRNKPKIPSEQPGATEELELLRQGDRRVSIESNSPALLIEFHSGPDAPLKPVKIVNVQEAPVESYVSFKNEGGADAFTSWTLEIEDDNGKKQNFGPYTQDVVTIPGKTIMGTRPEGVYNVKMTGITKEGLTVVKETSTKMVLWTPSKNEEAMRFSVPYNFNDSESIAMYNTYLTEVVTPKIPTSGKVIIHGHTDVIGDAAYNQKLSVARANDVHAIIKQALAKTGRTDVTFEVHGFGEEPNLSQFNNKHPEERFYNRTVIIDIIPRK from the coding sequence ATGAAAACAAAATATAATATAAAAAAGGGATTAGGCAACGTTTGGTCCACTTATACACTAAATCTAAAAAGCGCTGTTTTAATTACGTTTATAATAGCCATGATTCAAGCGCCGCTACAGGCACAGGAACAAGATACATTTACCAAACCATCATGGTGGTTTGGTGTTGCTGCAGGAGCCAATTTCAACTTCTACCAAGGTAGTACACAGCAATTGAATGCTGACTTAACTGTACCTGCAGCGTTTGGTGACGGTTTTGGTGTAGGACTTTTTCTTGCTCCTTCTATTGAATATTATCGTCCTGGTTCTTTATGGGGTATGATGTTACAGTTTGGCTTAGACAGCCGAAAAGGGGAATTTGACGAGACATTATCTGTATGTAATTGCCCAATGGACCTGTCAACCAACCTCAGCTACTTAACTATAGAGCCAAGTTTGCGTTTTACTCCTTTTAGAAATGATTTTTATTTATATGCCGGCCCACGTTTGGCTTTCAATATGGATAAATCGTTTACCTATCAGTTGCATCCAAACCCAGCTTTCCCTGAACAGGTAATGTTACCAGAAGAAACAGGAGATTTTAGCGAAGTAAAAAACACCATTATATCCATGCAAATTGGTGCTGGATATGACATCCCGCTTTCATCCCAAAACAACAAAACTCAATTTGTACTTTCTCCTTTTGTTGCATTCCACCCCTATTTTGGTCAGTCACCAAGATCTACGGAAACTTGGAATATCACAACCATCAGGGCAGGTGCTATTCTTAAGTTTGGAATAGGCAAAAATACAACTATCGAAGAAGAGGAAGATGATGTGGAAATTATAGATTCAAAAGTTAATTTTACTGTTAATGCCCCGGAAAATATTCCTTCAGAGCGTACTGTAGTAGAAACGTTTCCAGTAATTAATTATGTATTCTTCGATTTAGGCTCTACAGAGATCCCGAACCGTTATGTGCTATTGAAAAAGGAAGACGTAAAGGATTTTAAGGAAGAAAATGTTCAATTATTCACTCCTGCGAATCTTTCAGGAAGATCTGAAAGGCAAATGGTTGTATATTATAATATATTGAATATACTTGGTGACCGTATGGTAAAAAATCCCGGCACCAATATAAAACTTGTTGGTTCTTCTGAAAAAGGAATTGATGATGCAAAAACAATGGCTGAATCCGTAAAGGGTTATTTAACCGATGTTTTCGCTATTGCTGGTTCCAGAATAACTACAGAAGGTCGCAATAAACCAAAAATCCCATCAGAACAACCGGGCGCTACTGAAGAACTTGAATTACTACGTCAGGGAGACCGAAGGGTTTCGATAGAAAGTAATTCACCTGCATTGTTAATAGAGTTCCATAGTGGCCCAGATGCCCCGTTGAAACCGGTAAAAATTGTAAACGTACAGGAAGCACCTGTTGAAAGTTATGTTTCCTTTAAAAATGAAGGTGGAGCAGATGCTTTTACATCGTGGACATTGGAAATAGAAGATGATAATGGTAAAAAACAAAACTTTGGACCTTATACACAAGATGTGGTGACTATTCCCGGTAAAACAATAATGGGCACACGACCTGAAGGTGTTTACAACGTGAAAATGACAGGAATTACAAAAGAAGGCTTAACTGTCGTTAAAGAAACCTCAACCAAAATGGTTCTTTGGACGCCTTCTAAAAATGAAGAAGCCATGCGTTTTAGCGTGCCTTATAACTTCAATGATTCCGAATCAATAGCGATGTATAATACGTATCTTACGGAAGTGGTTACACCAAAGATACCAACCAGCGGAAAAGTAATTATCCACGGCCATACAGATGTGATAGGCGATGCCGCTTACAACCAAAAATTGTCTGTAGCACGCGCAAATGACGTGCATGCAATTATCAAGCAAGCCTTGGCAAAAACAGGCAGAACAGATGTGACTTTTGAAGTGCATGGATTTGGTGAAGAGCCAAACCTGTCACAGTTCAATAACAAACACCCTGAGGAACGTTTTTACAACAGAACGGTAATAATCGATATTATTCCTCGTAAATAA
- a CDS encoding ExbD/TolR family protein has protein sequence MRHSKLMPEVNAGSMADIAFLLLIFFLVTATISSDEGISRVMPEACPPGIDCTSPVNERNILRIVINNDDEIMVENDIVSIEALKDLTKNFIDNNGDGSCAYCAGEQSLDASNNPKVAVVSLQNGPQTSYRQFIAVQNELTKAYYELRNTYSENILKKPSDNLSNEEIKKVREAYPFTLIEAETK, from the coding sequence ATGAGACATTCAAAATTAATGCCCGAAGTAAATGCAGGTTCTATGGCAGACATTGCATTTTTATTACTCATCTTCTTTTTGGTTACTGCGACCATTTCTTCAGACGAAGGAATTAGTCGGGTGATGCCCGAAGCCTGTCCGCCAGGAATAGATTGCACAAGTCCTGTTAACGAACGGAATATTTTGCGGATTGTCATTAACAATGATGATGAGATTATGGTTGAAAATGACATCGTTTCAATTGAAGCCTTAAAAGACCTGACCAAAAACTTTATAGACAATAATGGAGATGGCAGTTGTGCCTATTGTGCGGGCGAGCAATCCTTGGATGCATCAAACAATCCGAAAGTGGCTGTTGTTTCTTTACAAAACGGACCACAGACCTCTTACAGGCAATTTATTGCTGTACAAAACGAATTGACAAAAGCCTATTACGAACTAAGAAATACATATTCAGAAAACATACTCAAAAAGCCATCAGATAACTTATCGAATGAAGAAATAAAAAAAGTTAGGGAAGCCTATCCTTTTACGCTTATAGAAGCTGAAACAAAATAA
- a CDS encoding 3D domain-containing protein produces MRKKMSIILFLLFLLSCKKAEIPFEEYYTWHKLKVTASAYNSLKNQTDSNPHITAFGDSLKPGLNYIAVSRDLYRKGLKHNTPVKIKGFDSIFFVKDRMHPRWKNKIDIYMGVDVKAAKQWGRKKVSISYGVLKPLDSVSRR; encoded by the coding sequence ATGCGCAAAAAGATGTCCATAATCTTGTTTTTGCTTTTTTTACTAAGTTGTAAAAAAGCAGAAATACCTTTTGAAGAATATTACACCTGGCACAAGCTTAAGGTTACGGCATCGGCATATAATTCATTAAAAAACCAAACCGACTCCAATCCACATATTACCGCATTTGGAGATAGTTTAAAACCCGGTCTGAATTATATAGCTGTTTCCAGGGATTTGTATAGAAAAGGCTTAAAACATAACACGCCCGTAAAAATAAAAGGATTCGACAGTATCTTTTTTGTAAAAGACCGTATGCACCCACGCTGGAAAAACAAAATTGATATTTATATGGGTGTCGATGTCAAAGCAGCAAAACAATGGGGCAGAAAAAAGGTATCCATTTCCTATGGCGTATTGAAACCTCTTGATAGTGTTAGTAGGCGGTAG
- a CDS encoding Hsp20/alpha crystallin family protein, which yields MSTLIPTVKNDTKRSAETNFNLLPSLPSWFDDILGKGLGTEFMSNFNTGITLPAVNVINSDNEFIIDMAVPGLKKSDFEINIDNNVLSIGVEAKTENNEKSENYTRREFGYSSFKRTFTIPDSVNADKISADYTDGILKVHLPKRDEAKRKPVKQIKIS from the coding sequence ATGAGTACTTTAATTCCAACAGTAAAAAATGACACTAAAAGGTCAGCAGAAACTAATTTTAATTTGTTACCAAGTTTACCGTCTTGGTTTGATGATATACTTGGTAAAGGGTTAGGAACCGAATTTATGTCTAACTTTAATACAGGCATCACTTTGCCAGCAGTAAATGTTATTAATTCTGATAATGAATTTATAATAGATATGGCGGTTCCCGGACTGAAAAAATCTGACTTTGAAATCAATATCGATAACAATGTGTTATCCATAGGTGTGGAAGCCAAAACAGAAAATAACGAAAAAAGTGAAAACTACACCCGTAGAGAATTTGGATACTCTTCATTTAAGAGAACTTTTACCATTCCAGATTCTGTAAACGCAGATAAAATTTCAGCAGATTATACAGATGGTATTTTAAAAGTCCATCTCCCAAAAAGAGATGAAGCCAAGAGGAAACCTGTGAAACAAATTAAAATTTCTTAA
- a CDS encoding alpha-ketoacid dehydrogenase subunit alpha/beta, translating to MSNTSASNNIIFTTDHLDTNILLDLYKAILRPRLIEEKMLVLLRQGKISKWFSGIGQEAIAVGVTLALNNDEYILPMHRNLGVFTTRNIPLYRLFAQWQGKASGFTKGRDRSFHFGTQEYKIVGMISHLGPQLGVADGIALASKLKNSNQVTAVFTGEGGTSEGDFHEALNVASVWQLPVLFCVENNGYGLSTPTNEQYNCQHIADKGIGYGMESHIIDGNNIVEVYTKVSDIANSVRNNPRPVLLEFKTFRMRGHEEASGTKYVPQELMDAWALKDPVANFETFLKAEGILTETEEASIKDAFLNEINEHLHIAFAEEAIIPYETIELNDVYQEFNYQNVTNYSELKEIRFIDAISESLKQSMTRHQDLILMGQDIAEYGGAFKITEGFVEQFGKERVRNTPICESAIIEAAMGLSIAGMKSVVEMQFADFISSGFNPVVNYLSKSHYRWGQNAQVVLRMPCGGGVAAGPFHSQTNEAWFTKTPGLKVVYPAFPYDAKGLLNTAINDPNPVLFFEHKALYRSIRQEVPTDYYTLPFGEASLIREGNDITIISYGAAVHWVLETLDNNAHIQADVIDLRTLQPLDTETIYASVKKTGKAIILHEDTLFGGIASDISALIMEHCFEYLDAPVKRVGSLETPVPFAPQLETQYLPKNRFDIALNELINY from the coding sequence ATGAGTAATACATCTGCTTCAAATAATATCATTTTCACTACGGATCATCTCGATACCAATATATTATTGGATTTGTACAAAGCTATTTTAAGACCCAGATTGATAGAGGAGAAGATGCTCGTTTTATTACGCCAAGGAAAAATAAGTAAATGGTTTTCTGGGATTGGGCAAGAAGCCATTGCTGTTGGTGTCACTTTAGCTTTAAATAATGATGAGTATATTCTACCCATGCACAGGAACTTAGGGGTGTTTACTACTCGAAACATCCCATTGTATAGATTGTTTGCACAATGGCAAGGTAAAGCTTCGGGGTTTACAAAAGGCAGGGATCGATCGTTTCATTTTGGAACCCAGGAATATAAAATTGTGGGGATGATTTCCCATTTAGGCCCGCAATTAGGCGTTGCCGATGGGATTGCTTTAGCTTCAAAATTAAAGAATAGCAATCAGGTTACGGCTGTTTTTACAGGTGAAGGAGGTACGAGTGAGGGCGATTTCCATGAAGCCTTAAACGTCGCTTCGGTATGGCAATTACCGGTTTTGTTTTGCGTGGAGAATAATGGCTACGGACTCTCAACACCCACAAATGAGCAGTATAATTGCCAACACATTGCCGACAAAGGCATTGGTTACGGCATGGAATCACATATTATTGACGGCAATAATATTGTAGAGGTTTATACAAAAGTTAGCGATATTGCCAACAGCGTCCGCAACAACCCCAGACCCGTTTTGTTGGAATTCAAAACTTTTAGAATGCGTGGGCACGAAGAAGCGAGTGGTACTAAGTACGTACCGCAGGAGTTGATGGACGCTTGGGCTTTAAAAGACCCTGTTGCAAATTTTGAAACATTTTTGAAGGCAGAAGGTATTTTAACCGAAACCGAAGAAGCATCAATAAAGGACGCTTTTTTAAATGAAATTAACGAACATCTACATATTGCTTTTGCGGAAGAAGCTATCATTCCTTATGAAACTATTGAATTAAATGATGTTTATCAAGAGTTTAACTATCAGAATGTTACAAATTATTCAGAATTAAAGGAAATTCGATTTATTGATGCCATTTCCGAAAGTTTAAAACAAAGTATGACACGGCATCAAGACTTGATACTTATGGGTCAAGATATCGCCGAATATGGCGGTGCTTTTAAAATAACCGAAGGTTTTGTAGAGCAATTTGGAAAAGAACGGGTGCGAAATACACCCATTTGTGAGTCGGCAATTATCGAAGCCGCTATGGGACTATCTATTGCAGGCATGAAAAGCGTGGTTGAAATGCAATTTGCAGATTTTATTTCCTCGGGTTTCAATCCTGTGGTGAATTATTTGTCAAAATCACATTACCGTTGGGGGCAAAATGCGCAGGTGGTTTTAAGAATGCCCTGCGGTGGTGGCGTTGCTGCAGGCCCGTTTCACTCACAAACAAATGAAGCTTGGTTTACCAAAACACCAGGCTTAAAGGTGGTGTATCCGGCGTTCCCCTATGACGCAAAAGGCTTATTAAACACTGCCATTAATGACCCCAATCCTGTACTGTTTTTTGAGCATAAAGCCCTGTACAGAAGCATTCGTCAAGAAGTGCCGACCGATTATTACACCTTACCTTTTGGAGAAGCGTCGTTAATTCGAGAAGGCAACGATATTACCATCATAAGCTATGGTGCCGCTGTGCATTGGGTTTTGGAAACGCTAGACAATAATGCCCATATCCAAGCAGATGTTATTGATTTACGTACACTTCAACCCTTAGATACCGAAACTATTTATGCGTCAGTCAAGAAAACAGGAAAAGCCATTATTTTGCACGAAGACACTTTGTTTGGGGGTATTGCAAGCGATATTTCCGCTTTAATAATGGAACACTGTTTTGAGTATTTGGATGCTCCCGTAAAACGTGTTGGAAGCCTAGAGACACCTGTTCCTTTTGCCCCGCAATTAGAAACGCAATACTTACCTAAGAATAGATTTGACATAGCATTAAACGAACTCATCAACTATTGA